Genomic segment of Mercurialis annua linkage group LG6, ddMerAnnu1.2, whole genome shotgun sequence:
TTTACTTGCGAcaaaatctttttcttttcttttagaaATTTGTACTTTGCATTAACCGCGTTGACTATTATCAAACTCACGAGATTTCTTGGCTATCTCTTCACTTGGCCttagattttgttttttaaattttcttttagtcAATTTTAATCGATTTTCTATTTAACTCTTGCTCTCACTACTCACTGCTCAGTCTAAGCACTTTTCAACTgatcatttcaattttttttaagattcaGATTAACGTTTCTAAggtaaatgaatttttttttattgaatttgaattttgcagttccttttttttttttataaatttcagtTCTAGAAAGCTATAGAAAACTCCGTTGACTAGAGGTTTTAGTTCACTGAATTGAGCGCTTGTGGCAGGAATTGAACTCACGATATTGAACCCATGATATATAGCAGTTTGCTATTCAGCGCTTGTataatttgagttataactcattggAATTGAATCCGTTCACTGTATTGAATCCCCACTAATTTGAATTTGAACAATTAATGGATTTTTTGTGTGAATTGAATGTGGCTTTAGTTTAGTTGTTTGTTAACTTTTCTTGCAAGCATATATTCTCATGCCGTCCTAATAAGGTTTTTTTTGGGTCTTAAATTTCAATCTCAGCAGAATCCATTCACAGGTTTAAGAGGTTCTAGTGAAGATGTTAGAAAATAAGATGGAAGTAGTTAATGTTGATGAAGTGATAGAGAAATTTGAAGCAATAACTAAGGATGTCGAAAAGGTACAAAACGAGACGCTTAAGAAGATTCTTGAAGAAAATGGATCAGCAGAGTATTTACAAAGTTTGGGTCTTAATGGAAGAACTGATCCTGAGAGTTTCAAGAATTGTATTCCTCTGTGTACTCACCAGAATTTGGAACCTTTTATTCAAAGAATCGCGGATGGTGATACTTCGCCTATTCTCACCGGAAAGCCCATCACCACTATATCTTTGAGGTACTGAGAGCTTGTGTTCTCGAGTGTTTGTGTTTTATTAATGTCGGGTAGTGATGGTTTTTCAATTCTTGGtgttgatgattattgagttttATTGCAGTTCTGGTACGACTCAAGGGAAGCCCAAGTTTATACCTTTCACCGATCAGTTGTTGGATAACACTCTGCAGATTTTTAGAACTTCTTTTGCCTTCCGAAATAGGTATTGAATTGAGTAATTTTCTTTGCTTGCttgaaaagtttcaatttttttagtgtAGTAGTGATTTTATTGGTTGATTAGTCGTGTTGTTGATATGAGAAGGCTTATACGATGCAGAGAATTCCCTCTTGGAAATGGCAAAGCCCTAGAGTTCATTTTCAGTAGCAAGCAGGGGAAAACAAAGGGGGGCTTGGCTGTTGGTACTGCCACAACGAATCTATATCGCAATCCTTACTATAAATATGCGTTGGAGGAATTGCAGTTCAAATGTTGCAGTCCTACTGAAGTAATATTTGGATCTGACTTCCACCAATCATTATATTGCCATCTCTTGTGCGGGTTAATCTTTCGCGAAGATATTCAATTTTTGTTCTCTTCGTTTGCTCATAGCATTGTTCTTGCGTTTCGAACCTTTGAACAAGTCTGGGAAGAACTGTGTAATGACTTGCAGAGTGGAGTACTCAGCAGCCGAGTCACTTCCCCTTCCATCAGAGCAGCAATGTCTCAACTTCTTAAGCCAAATGCTCAGTTGGCTGATTTACTCCGTAACAAATGTTCAGGATTGAGTAACTGGTATGGATTGATACCAGAACTTTTTCCTAATGCCAAGTATGTCTACGGTATAATGACCGGGTCAATGGAGCCTTATTTGAAAAAACTGAGGCACTACGCGGGGGAGCTACCTTTGTTGAGTGCTGATTATGGTGCATCAGAAGGGTGGATTGGAGCAAACGTCAATCCGCTGTTGCCTCCTGAGTTGGCTACTTTTGCTGTGGTACCTGACATTGGATATTTCGAATTCATTCCTCTTAGGGACAATGGTGAGTGCATCTATACAGAGCCCAAGCCAGTGGGTCTAGCTGATGTCAAGATTGGAGAAGAGTATGAGATCATTGTTACCAATTATGCAGGTAACTAAATGTTCCACCCTTGGCATGATTCTTCTATTTTGAAATCAGACTTTAGAGTTGAGGGATTTTTACtgaatttggatttttttcttgttttaattgattgaggttttaaaattcataatccaTTGCCCCATAGGATAAACAAGTGATAAAATTATTGCCCCATTAGAATTTAATCTATTAATTTCTACTCCATGTGAATTTAGAATCTAATCAACAGGTTAGTAAAAGCCACTTAATGACAATATTCTGCCCATGTGAGTACTAAAGAAATGTTTTAGCTGTGCTTACCATGCCATCATATGTtcatcaattataatttattaactattttGGTCTGAGCATCACCATCGCGAAGTATTAAACTTCAGTGGTCCCATTGGTTGGGAGAATGAGATGCATGCATCTGTTTCTCTTTTTTGCTGCTAAATTTCTGTGTTTCACATTAgacagatttttttttttcccaCCTTACCGGGACCAGCTCTAGGTGTGTTTGTTTTATGTTCTCTATGGAAACCACAACCATAGGAAAAGGATGTTTCCTTTTTTGGATCAAGCCTCCGTGGCTGTACTAAATTGCTAATCGCGGCATTTTTTTCCGAAAGTAAACCTTTGTATTATGAATTGAATGAA
This window contains:
- the LOC126687289 gene encoding jasmonoyl--L-amino acid synthetase JAR4; its protein translation is MLENKMEVVNVDEVIEKFEAITKDVEKVQNETLKKILEENGSAEYLQSLGLNGRTDPESFKNCIPLCTHQNLEPFIQRIADGDTSPILTGKPITTISLSSGTTQGKPKFIPFTDQLLDNTLQIFRTSFAFRNREFPLGNGKALEFIFSSKQGKTKGGLAVGTATTNLYRNPYYKYALEELQFKCCSPTEVIFGSDFHQSLYCHLLCGLIFREDIQFLFSSFAHSIVLAFRTFEQVWEELCNDLQSGVLSSRVTSPSIRAAMSQLLKPNAQLADLLRNKCSGLSNWYGLIPELFPNAKYVYGIMTGSMEPYLKKLRHYAGELPLLSADYGASEGWIGANVNPLLPPELATFAVVPDIGYFEFIPLRDNGECIYTEPKPVGLADVKIGEEYEIIVTNYAGLYRYRLGDIVKVMGFHNKTPELKFVCRRSLLLTVNIDKNTEKDLQLAVEEAVKPLAEEKLELVDFSSLVDRSSEPGHYVIFWEISGEPTGEALQECCNCLDKSFIDAGYVSSRKIRSIGPLELRVVDGGTFQKILDHFLGLGAAVSQFKTPRCIGPSNKMVLQILNDNVVKSYFSTAY